The Chryseobacterium sp. 52 genome includes a region encoding these proteins:
- a CDS encoding DUF6646 family protein produces MKKLFFVVMMAVFGTAANAQAWTGKGDQKIQLGLSAWGYGTGVTGTYDYGLNKLISVGAGLNAYFGDYKDNDKDNRVFVFGRLNFHLQEALDLPSKWDIYPGVDVGVLGKDFGIGAHIGARYFFTEKVGVFAEVGNNGSIGVSFNL; encoded by the coding sequence ATGAAGAAATTGTTTTTTGTAGTGATGATGGCAGTATTTGGAACAGCGGCTAACGCACAGGCCTGGACAGGAAAAGGAGACCAAAAAATCCAGCTGGGACTAAGTGCCTGGGGATATGGAACGGGAGTTACAGGAACGTATGACTACGGACTGAACAAGCTGATATCGGTTGGAGCGGGGCTTAATGCTTATTTTGGTGACTATAAAGATAATGACAAAGATAACCGTGTTTTTGTTTTCGGAAGACTGAATTTCCATCTTCAGGAAGCGCTTGATCTCCCTTCCAAATGGGACATCTATCCGGGTGTTGATGTTGGTGTTCTGGGTAAGGATTTTGGAATCGGAGCTCACATTGGAGCCCGTTACTTTTTCACGGAGAAAGTGGGCGTTTTTGCAGAAGTAGGCAACAACGGCAGTATAGGTGTTTCTTTTAATCTGTAA